A genomic stretch from Sphingobacterium sp. ML3W includes:
- a CDS encoding alpha/beta hydrolase yields the protein MGNQNVTIILVHGAWGDGSHWRHVITNLHAEGYTVRSVQNPLTSAEDDIQKTKDLIDLQAGKVILVGHSYGGAVISAAGHHEKVAGLVYIAAFAPDKGESLGGIFGRREPPSGAANLVPDEKGFLWIKYDKFHESFAQDLDEKDAIAMSLAQKPTHGSIFSAEAGEPAWKTKPSWYQVSDNDHMIPPVTQQEMAERINARKIIHLEASHASLATHPNEITALIKEAVEAVS from the coding sequence ATGGGAAATCAAAATGTAACAATTATTTTAGTCCATGGAGCCTGGGGAGACGGGTCTCATTGGAGACACGTTATCACGAATCTTCATGCGGAAGGGTATACGGTACGAAGCGTACAAAATCCATTGACATCTGCCGAAGACGATATCCAAAAGACCAAAGATTTGATCGACCTACAAGCGGGTAAAGTTATTCTGGTTGGTCACTCTTATGGTGGAGCGGTAATATCCGCCGCTGGACATCATGAAAAAGTTGCAGGCTTAGTATATATCGCTGCCTTTGCTCCGGACAAGGGCGAAAGTTTGGGCGGTATTTTCGGCCGTAGAGAACCACCGTCTGGTGCGGCCAACCTTGTTCCTGATGAAAAAGGATTTCTATGGATAAAATACGATAAATTCCACGAAAGTTTCGCTCAAGATTTAGATGAAAAAGATGCGATCGCAATGTCCTTGGCACAGAAACCAACACATGGAAGTATTTTTTCGGCAGAGGCGGGAGAGCCAGCTTGGAAAACAAAACCCAGCTGGTATCAGGTATCAGACAATGATCATATGATACCGCCAGTGACTCAACAAGAAATGGCGGAACGAATTAATGCTCGTAAAATTATTCATTTGGAGGCCAGCCACGCTTCACTAGCTACCCATCCAAACGAAATTACAGCATTGATCAAAGAGGCGGTTGAAG